A genomic segment from Chanos chanos chromosome 2, fChaCha1.1, whole genome shotgun sequence encodes:
- the grk7b gene encoding rhodopsin kinase grk7-b, which yields MCDMGGLDNLVANTAYLKAQGGDDKEMKKRRRSLSLPKPEQCAAVRSSIQKDFESLCERQPIGKTFFRQFLLASNPEYVAAAEFLDELYDWELAEAGAKDKAQQNIINKFCKADSKSFLSYLPGDVADKCKVVSEKDFEEVMMGKVKEATREFLRGKPFTEYMTSMFFDKFLQWKEYERQPITEKYFYEFRTLGKGGFGEVCAVQVKNTGQMYACKKLDKKRLKKKNGEKMALLEKQILEKVNSLFLVNLAYAFDTKTHLCLVMTLMNGGDLKYHIYDMGERGIEMNRIIYYTAQITTGILHLHAMDIAYRDMKPENVLLDSHGQCRLSDLGLAVELKNGKTICQKAGTSGYMAPEILKQESYRMSVDWWALGCSIYEMVAGRLPFKDFKEKVQKEEVARRTLEDECKFEHNGFDELTKDIISLFLKKKIEDRLGCKGDDPRKHEFFKSINFPRLEAGLINPPWVPKPNVVYAKDMGDIRDFSEVKGVEFDANDEKFFKEFSTGAVPIPWQQEMIDSGLFDELNDPNRKESSAGLEDEQKSKSCILL from the exons ATGTGTGACATGGGAGGACTCGATAACTTGGTGGCCAACACGGCGTACCTGAAAGCCCAGGGCGGAGATGACAAAGAGATGAAGAAACGGAGACGCAGTTTGTCCCTCCCCAAGCCTGAGCAGTGTGCCGCAGTGCGTTCCTCCATTCAAAAAGATTTTGAGTCTCTCTGTGAAAGACAGCCCATCGGAAAGACATTCTTTCGACAGTTTCTCTTGGCCTCCAATCCAGAGTATGTGGCGGCTGCGGAATTCCTTGACGAGCTGTACGACTGGGAGCTGGCAGAGGCCGGAGCCAAGGACAAAGCCCAACAGAACATCATCAACAAGTTCTGCAAGGCCGACTCCAAAAGCTTCCTCTCTTACCTGCCAGGAGACGTAGCTGACAAGTGCAAAGTAGTGTCAGAGAAAGACTTTGAAGAGGTGATGATGGGGAAAGTGAAGGAGGCTACCAGGGAGTTTCTGAGGGGGAAGCCCTTTACTGAATACATGACCAGCATGTTTTTTGACAAGTTTCTCCAGTGGAAGGAGTATGAGaggcagccaatcacagagaaGTACTTCTATGAGTTCAGGACTCTAGGAAAGGGGGGATTTGGTGAA GTGTGTGCTGTACAGGTGAAGAACACAGGTCAGATGTATGCCTGCAAGAAGCTTGACAAGAAGCGTCTAAAGAAGAAGAACGGTGAGAAGATGGCACTTCTGGAGAAGCAGATTCTGGAGAAGGTGAACAGCCTGTTTCTGGTAAATCTGGCCTACGCCTTTGATACCAAGACCCACCTTTGCTTGGTCATGACGCTGATGAATGGAGGGGATCTCAAGTACCATATCTACGACATGGGTGAGCGTGGCATTGAGATGAACCGCATCATCTACTACACTGCCCAGATCACCACAGGGATACTTCACCTGCACGCCATGGACATTGCCTACCGTGACATGAAGCCTGAGAATGTGCTACTGGACAGTCACGGACAGTGCCGTCTGTCTGACCTGGGGCTGGCGGTCGAGCTGAAAAATGGCAAAACCATCTGTCAGAAG gCTGGCACTAGCGGGTACATGGCACCAGAGATTCTAAAGCAGGAATCCTACCGTATGTCTGTAGACTGGTGGGCTTTGGGTTGCAGTATCTACGAGATGGTGGCTGGACGCCTACCTTTCAAAGACTTCAAGGAAAAGGTGCAGAAGGAAGAGGTGGCGAGGAGAACGTTGGAGGACGAGTGCAAGTTTGAACACAACGGTTTCGATGAGCTGACTAAagacatcatctctctgttcctcaagAAGAAGATTGAGGATCGTCTCGGCTGCAA GGGTGATGACCCACGAAAACATGAATTTTTCAAGTCAATCAATTTCCCTCGACTGGAGGCAGGGCTTATCAACCCTCCGTGGGTTCCCAAGCCCAATGTCGTCTATGCCAAGGACATGGGCGACATCCGAGATTTCTCAGAGGTCAAGGGGGTCGAGTTTGACGCTAATGACGAGAAGTTCTTCAAGGAGTTCAGCACCGGTGCAGTTCCgataccatggcaacaggagATGATTGACAGTGGACTCTTTGATGAGCTCAACGATCCAAACAGGAAGGAGTCATCAGCAGGACTTGAGGATGAGCAAAAATCAAAATCTTGTATCTTGTTATGA
- the rnf7 gene encoding RING-box protein 2 isoform X1 encodes MAEMDDGDDTGLVHTHSGSSGSKSGGDKMFSLKKWNAVAMWSWDVECDTCAICRVQVMDACLRCQAENKQEDCVVVWGECNHSFHNCCMSLWVKQNNRCPLCQQDWVVQRIGK; translated from the exons ATGGCGGAGATGGATGACGGCGATGATACAGGTTTGGTTCACACACATAGTGGCTCATCTGGATCAAAATCTGGAGGAGACAAGATGTTCTCTCTAAAGAAATGGAATGCTGTAGCCATGTGGAGTTGGGATGTCGAATGTGATACATGCGCCATTTGTAGAGTACAAGTAATGG ATGCCTGTTTGAGATGCCAGgcagaaaataaacaagaagACTGTGTTG TGGTATGGGGAGAGTGCAACCACTCCTTTCATAACTGCTGCATGTCACTGTGGGTGAAGCAGAACAACCGATGCCCCTTGTGCCAGCAGGACTGGGTAGTACAGAGGATTGGCAAATGA
- the rnf7 gene encoding RING-box protein 2 isoform X2 translates to MAEMDDGDDTGLVHTHSGSSGSKSGGDKMFSLKKWNAVAMWSWDVECDTCAICRVQVMVVWGECNHSFHNCCMSLWVKQNNRCPLCQQDWVVQRIGK, encoded by the exons ATGGCGGAGATGGATGACGGCGATGATACAGGTTTGGTTCACACACATAGTGGCTCATCTGGATCAAAATCTGGAGGAGACAAGATGTTCTCTCTAAAGAAATGGAATGCTGTAGCCATGTGGAGTTGGGATGTCGAATGTGATACATGCGCCATTTGTAGAGTACAAGTAATGG TGGTATGGGGAGAGTGCAACCACTCCTTTCATAACTGCTGCATGTCACTGTGGGTGAAGCAGAACAACCGATGCCCCTTGTGCCAGCAGGACTGGGTAGTACAGAGGATTGGCAAATGA